From Cucumis melo cultivar AY chromosome 3, USDA_Cmelo_AY_1.0, whole genome shotgun sequence:
TCGAACAATAATTCTTTTAATTGTATTTTAGGTAGTTGAAGATGGTAACTCAGTATTGATCTTTTGCTCCAGTCGGAAAGGATGTGAATCAACAGCCAAACATGTGTCAAAATTCCTCAAGAAGTTTTCTGTCAAAATTCAAAATGAGAACAGTGAGTTTACAGACATTTTTTCAGCAATTGATGCACTGCGAAGATGTCCTTCTGGACTGGATCCTGTATTAGAGGAAACCTTCCCATCTGGTGTTGCCTACCATCATGCTGGCCTTACTGTATATTCATCATCTCTTAGACCTACATGTAGATCTTATTGTTGAgcatattttaattatttattactTCTCAATaggttgaggagagagaggTTGTTGAAACTTGCTACCGCAAGGGTCTTTTACGTGTTTTAACTGCTACATCTACCTTAGCTGCTGGAGTTAACCTGCCAGCTCGAAGGGTTATTTTCCGACAACCCAGGATTGGACGAGACTTTATCGATGGTGCAAGGTACAGACAAATGGCTGGTCGGGCTGGCCGGACTGGGATTGATACCAAGGGGGAAAGTGTAAGTCTTCCTTCAATCTTAACTGAAGTGCCAGTTTTGTGTTGATATGCTGATTTAAGAACATTTATCAATTGACCTACTCTACCCTACcctttgttttttatttgtGGTATTGAAACATTTACCTTTTGTtatattcttctttttcctaACATTTTTCTTCATTTCCATCTGAGCAGGTACTCATCTGCAGACCAGAAGAGGTTAAAAGAATTAATGAACTTCTTAACGAGAGCTGTCCACCTTTGCAATCATGTTTGTCTGAAGATAAGAATGGAATGACACATGCTATTTTAGAAGTTGTGGCCGGAGGGATTGTTCAAACTGCAACTGATATTCATCGTTATGTAAGGTGTACTCTTCTGAATTCTACTAAACCATTTCAAGATGTGGTTAAATCAGCACAGGAATCCCTTCGGTGGTTATGCCATAGAAAATTTCTCGAATGGAATGGGGATACCAAGTTGTATAGTACCACACCTCTTGGACGTGCATCGTTTGGAAGCTCTCTTAGTCCAGAAGAATCACTTGTAATAAACCTCTTCTATAATTCCACCACCATTATTCATGGTGGAAGCATGTGTTAGAAAATTATCGTTAATCGTTAAGTTTCCATTTGGTTCAATCAGTCAATTACTACGTAGGGTAAATGATAATTAAGATGACTGAAGGCTTTCTTtctgattattttattttaaatatctCCTTAGATTGTCTTGGATGATCTTTCAAGGGCTCGAGAAGGATTTGTGCTTGCATCTGATTTACATTTGGTGTACCTAGTCACGCCGATCAATGTTGATGTTGAGCCAGATTGGGAGTTATATTATGAACGGTTTATGGGCTTGTCTTCTCTTGACCAGGTAAGGTTGGTTTCTTTGGTAGTTTAGATCCCTCTTGAATGATCTGAAATTTACAGTTAGAGTCTCATTTTTGGATCAGATTAAGTTTTTGTTGTACTTAAATACCTTGGAGAACCACACTCCAAAAGCTAGTTATTGAGGTGACAGAGTCAAGCCACCTAAGTACCACATTGATCATTCCATTTTAACCAATATGAGACAAAAATAGCCCATGCTACCTTTGTTCCCAACAATTTTTAACCCTCTCTACGGTTAATTTTGAAGATATATGTTAGTGCAAACGAGTAACAACTAACATTAGTTTTCGACCAAGTAATATTTAGTGTTTTAACATTTGATAAACATTTTAATATTGCTCTCCTTGGTCTTTATTCCAGTTATATTAACGATTTTTAATCTCTTAAAACACACCCTCCATTATTTTCAGTATGTTCTCTTCTGTATTGAATGGATGATTCTTCACACGTGAAATTTCATTCGCCAACAATGAAACCTGCCAACTTTTCTTCCATTGCTTCCAATCAGTTTTCCATTTAATGCACTGCGTAGCTTGTCAGACCTCTTGAGACGTTAGTTCTTTATTTCTCAATGCAAGTATTATCTTCATATGCAATACTTACACGACAAAATACATTTCCAGAAACGTAGGATGTATGTTTCATCCATTGAGAATTGATGTCTGCtcatttatttgtttcattttaattCATTTCCTTGTCTACGTGGTTAGACATTGGTACTGTTGAGTGTCCATAAGGAAATACACTGAGGAAtttatgtattttgaatttcaCCGATATCCAACGATTCCACCATGCTGCCTGTCTCTTTGCTAACGACTAGCAAATTAAGTTTGTTGAACTGTTGAACTCTTTCCCTCTTATTTTTTCTATATACTTATCTTCTAATAAATATGTAAAATCAAAATGCAGTCTGTTGGAAATCGAGTTGGAGTTACAGAACCATTTTTGATGCGTATGGCACATGGTGCTCCCGTTCGACGGGCAAATATCTCAAGAAATGGTGTTGCAGGTTCACGTACCAAGCGTGATGAACATATGGGCATGTATGGTGACAGACCTTCAGAGGAGCAAACTATTCGAGTGTGTAAACGATTTTATGTGGCCCTCATCTTGTCAAGACTTGTTCAGGTACGTGGAGTGTTGCTGTTAATcttagatttatttctacatgATTGGTAACTTTAATGTTTTGTTGTGCACCTACATATAGGAATTCAAAACACAAATTCCTTTTTTCTGAATTACCTTCCATGTTTACAGAAAcaataaaattcttttatttaCTCTTCCTCTTAACAGCTGAGCAAATTACATTCCTTCTTTGCGGTTATTCATATTTCAATTTAGCCTAGTAATTGAACAGCTTTTGAAAGATTTCTACCTAATTTAATTCATGTTGGTTCTGAAGGAAACTCCTATTCCTGAAGTTTGTGAGGCTTTTAAAGTTGCCAGAGGAATGGTTCAAGCATTACAAGAGAGTGCCGGAAGGTTTGCATCTATGGTCTCTGTATTTTGTGAGAGGCTTGGATGGCACGATTTGGAAGGTTTGGTAGCCAAGTTCCAAAATCGTGTTTCATTTGGAGTTAGAGCAGAGATTGTAGAACTTACTACTATTCCATACGTTAAGGTTAGGCACTGCCCTTGGCTTTTTTGTGTTTCTCTTCATTTGTTTATTCCCATCAGCAACAGTGTGTTGTTATTTACTTTAAGCAATTTGTTCAGGGTTCTCGAGCCAGAGCACTCTATAAAGCTGGTTTGCGGACACCTTTAGCAATTGCAGAAGCCTCTGATGCTGAATTAGTTAAAGCTCTTTTTGAGTCTGCGTCATGGACTACAGAAGGTGAGAGACATGATTATTTGTTTGTGCTGATTCTGTTCAGCAGGTAAAATTGTCCTTGGTATTATGCAATTTTCTTGCCCAAGTAGTTTGTTCAAATTTTAGTTGTTAATTTTAATGGGAGGGTATAATCAGTAATGGCTGTATGAAGCAATCCAGTTTCATGGACTAGGGGGTATTCCTATTCACCTTCTATTTATTGGGGATGTTAACCTACTAAGCAAAGCAACCAACCAAAACCAACAATGAAAACAAACTCAACAATCACAgattaacttttaattattgTACACCAGCCTCCCTGTTAATGAACTTGGGTTTTAGTCATAGTTCTCAACCCATTACTAACTAGTTATGACATGATATTGGAAATATGATGTCTTCAACCTACGATGGGAAACAATCAAACCAATATTCTTTGAGATAGAAAACAAACGTATACTAAATACAAAGATTTTATAGCAGACATGAAGATATGGACCAGAAAAAATTCCATTTAATGCGTAAGGTAAGCCTAAAAGCTAGATATTTTACATGGTTTGCCCACCAAATGTGAAAAAAGCTCATCCTGTCTGAAACAACAGTCTGAGCTGCAGTAGATCAGGTAGACAATGAGCTCTGAACTGTATTTAAATATGCACACGTACCTGATACTCTAATGATTTTGCACTTAGTTGTAGTGATAATTTGTTGAGTCATTAGAATTGTGGATTGTGGATACATTCTCTATTCTTTTACTTTTCAGTTATTTTCAGATTCAAACGACTATATTCTTAGAGATAAAATGATTTCTGGTTAGTGGCGGCTGTTATAATTGTAGTTGTCTTCCTCCGGTTTCAAAATTCTAATATTGATATTGATTGTATAGAGAGTATAGCTCAAAAACGGATGCATGTTGGATTAGCTAGGAAGATCAAGCATGGTGCTCGTAAAGTTGTTCTTGATAAAGCTGAAGAGGCAAGGATTGCTGCATTCTCAGCTTTTAAATCGTTGGGGTTCACTGTGCCACAAATTTCTCATCCCTTGTCAGCAAGTGTAGATGGAAATATAACAGCACAAGTGGCTGTTAGCACCCGTCAAATGGAGCATGTTTTAACTTTGTCATCTGTTGGAGGAACTTCCAGTTCTGAAAAAGTCGTTGGCAAGAACCCCAGTGAAACAGGGGCAATGTCTGTTGACGTGAAAGGGTCCAATTCTGGTGTTAATCCTCCGGTGAATGTTGAAGGGTCTGCTATCCAAGATTCAAATACTGTTGTTGAATGTGCGGGAAAGGTAGATGTTGCAATCTCTACTCACGTGGAAAGAATTACTGATAAAGATGCTCAGAGGGAACAACATAGTGGTAAGGTTTTACATTCACTAAAAAGAGACGATTCTTCCATGAAAGGACCTATCCAGGCAGCTACTACATCTGGCGGATTTGAATCTTTCTTGGAATTGTGGGATGCTAGCCAGGAATTTTATTTTGATCTCTATTACACCAAACGGTCTGAAGTGAACTCTGTCATCCCCTTTGAATTACATGGAATAGCTATCTGTTGGGAAAATTCTCCGGTGTATTATGTGAACATTCCAAAGGATTTGTTGGGGCCCAAGAGTGGAAAAGGTCTTTGTCCGGATGACAGCATGTCTGGCGATCGGGTAGATGTTTCACAAAACGAACATTGGTTTGAGATGATTGAAATGAGATGGAAAAAGATCAATGAAATATTTACAAAGAAAAATGTTAGAAAGTTTGCATGgaatttgaaagttcaagttCAGGTACTTAAATGTCCTGGAGTTTCCATCCAGAAATTGGGTTTCCTGAATTCTGCTCGACGTAATATGGGCCTTAAACTTGTAGACGGTTCATACTTAGTGTTGTCCGGAGTTCACGTAAGCAATGTAATTGATATGTGTATTGTAGCTTGGATTCTTTGGCCAGATGACGAGAGAAATTCAACCCTGAACCTGGAGAAGGTATGGTGTAATCAACTCAACTAATGCAAAAACATAAccgaaaaacaaaattttcttgTGAATGTCATTTTTCAACCAAGATAACGCATGATTTTGAAGGATTTTCTGCTACAATGAATTGAGACATATTTTAATCTTCAACTGAAATTGTGATGGTGATGAAATAGGAAGTCAAGAAAAGATTATCTGGTGAAGCTGCTGCTGCTGCTAACCGGAGTGGCCAGTGGAAGAATCAGATGAGAAGAGTAGCCCATAATGGCTGCTGTCGGCGTGTTGCACAGACACGAGCTCTATGTTCTGTTCTATGGAAGCTAATAATTTCTGAAAAGCTCTTGGAAGCTCTCAACAATATAGAGATTCCATTGGTAAATTTTGCCTTTTGTTTTGCCTGTCATTTACCTTAAGAGAAGGTGGCATCATGATAGCAGTTGATTCTTCTAATGCCCAATAAAAATAGTAAATCGTAGCTGTTAGTGGGTTGTTCGCTGTAAACATGATGCAATTTTGATCTAATTGTtataagaagaaaaacaatCAGATTATGTTCATATTTACTTTTGTTGCTTTTTAGGAACATTTAAGTGATACTTAAcatgaaattttcttcttccaCAGAGCAGCTGAATAATATCAAAAAGTTCAGCCTAAATATATTACCGATTTTACTATTGAAGCAGTTGAACTTGTTTTAACCAATGGAAACTTTTGTAGGTAGGTATTCTTGCTGATATGGAGACCTGGGGCATAGGTGTTGACATGGAGGGATGCATCCGGGCCCGTAATTTACTGGGAAAAAAACTTAGGTGCCTTGAGAAGGAAGCTTATAGGCTAGCTGGCATGACCTTCTCCCTGTACGCAGCAGCAGATATTGCTAATGTTCTATATGGACATTTGAAGCTCTCTATTCCAGAGGAGTTCAACAAAGGCAAACAACATCCAAGTACTGATAAACATTGTTTGGACTTGCTGAGGTAATAAATTGATTCTAATAATTTCTATGCATGCATGTGAAAAAATGAAAGTAAACGCAAGGATTGAGGAAATGGAACAATAAACTTTCTGATGTTCATTGACCTCTCCATTTTTCCTTCTAACTCTAACTTAGTTAACAACGTTGTTAAGTCTTCAGATCTTATTTCCCCTTAACATACCAACATAAGAGGCTCTAGGCTTAGCATCTGAATTCTGAATTCATTGTCTTGAATGATGGGCTTCATCATTATTCATCATATTTCAGTGAGTAATCTTATATCATATCCCAGAAAGTTGACCATCCTCTTTTGTTGAAACCAGCTGGAACgaattgatttttgtttcaCCTGTAGTTGGCCAAACAAAACCACACATTCCATTATCCAGCCCGAAGGGATGTGTTTTCTCTGAATACGAACAAgttccttctctctctctctctctctctctctctctctctctcttctttagAAAGAGAAAATCACATCATTTTCACCATAATATTTTAAAACCAAGTAAGTTGAGACAATTAAAGGGGGAGGGAGCATATTCccttttttttatttccaaTTTAATAAAAGTTTCTTTGGACCAAATACAGAAATATTTGTTTTCAACACTGCACCCGCTTTAGTTCATACTtcaaattaatattaatggCTAATTATAGTTGACAATTACTTGCCTTGCCCATGATTTGAATCCTCCTGCTGAAGCCTTGAATCTTAAAGAACTAGCGGAAATTGAAATCTCTAAGCGAAGAGAGGAGCACTTTCTATTCCATCATACAAGATATCTGAATGcaccttatttatttatttactggATAGGAAACATGAATCATTCTAACGAAGAGTTTAACAGACTTTAAGAGAGATAAAGTAAACTCAAGTTCATTTTCCTGTAAGTCAGTAAATGTTCATACAAGAGATAAGTAAACTCAAGTTCAAGGATATCTTACTTGCTTACTTTAGCATCTTTTGTGCATTTTTTCATGTCTAGGGAGCCAAGCATTTGATATAGATCTTATATTTCAGGAATGAACACCCTATTGTTCCAGTCATTAAAGAGCACCGGACATTGGCAAAGCTCTTTAACTGTACTTTGGGATCCATTTGCTCCTTAGCTAGGCTATCTGCAAGGACACAGAAGTATACATTACATGGTCATTGGCTCCAAACATCCACAGCAACTGGTCGGCTTTCCATGGAGGAGCCTAATCTTCAGGTATGGGGTTTTATTAACTCTTTTCGTCATCCTGTTGATGAAACTGGGGATGAAACTTCATgctaaattttggaaaaattcTTTGAGTGCAGTGTGTTGAGCATGCGGTAGAATTCAAAATGAATGAAGATGATGTTGATCATTGTAAAATTAATGCTCGTGATTTCTTCATCTCTACTCAGgtattttcattaaaaaaattttacTAACTTCTTTAGAATTTATGGTGGTGAGAGTTTAGCCTCCTTTTTGATTTCATTcttcaattaaatttattgtttctCTAGAAACACTTCTTGAGCATCATGGATCTTTTTGGGTTCCGTGCTTCCCATTCATTTGAATATACCAACCAGACTCCCTGTTCACTTACTTCTTTCCAACATTTTTTATAATCCGGACTCCAGAGCGTGGACAATACACGTCTAATTTCCTTCTAAGTGGGCTTCTTTTTAGTTTGTCTGTCCATGCTTTTAGTTTCATATCTTTCCCAATAGATTCAAAAAACAAGTTTCATTCACAAAAAAGTTATGGCGTCTTTCTCGTGAGGTTGGCATTTATGCTAATGTCTTGTCTGAAAGTGAGatgattgtttttttcttttatttaattaaagaatCAAATATCCTATTCTGCTTGCAACTGTGGTTGAGTTGTTATTTTAATATACATGGTAGGAAAATTGGCTGCTCTTATCGGCAGATTATTCTCAGATAGAGTTGCGGCTGATGGCACATTTTTCAAAAGACTCCTTACTGATTGAACTCCTCAGTAGATCTCATGGGGATGTGTTCACTACGATTGCTGCTAGATGGACAGGGAAGACAGAAGACTCCATTGGATCTCATGAGCGAGATCAAACCAAAAGGTTGGTATATGGAATTCTTTATGGAATGGGCGCCAAATCACTTGCATTACAACTGGAATGTAGTAGAGATGAGGCTGTAGAgaaaattcaaagtttcaagaGTTCTTTCCCTGGCGTGGCTTCATGGCTTCATGAAGCGGTCACATTTTGCCGTCAGAAGGGGTAAAAACTTATTGCTCTCTTTGgtgtttttctattttcatttgTTCCGATAAATGCTCATTCCAAGTCATATGAGTTTTACTGAAAATGGGTCCTCTGCATATGCACTTGTAAATTTGTATGTGAGAGGGCGCACTAAAAGAATATATACTCTAAACTTGCTTTGGATTTCCTTTCACTTTTGTGCACATATTTTCTATCGCAAAATTTTCAGGTATGTTGAAACTCTTAAAGGAAGAAGACGCTTCTTGTCAAAAATTAATTCTCCTAATAGCAAAGAAAAATCGAAAGCACAGAGACAAGCTGTGAATTCAATTTGTCAGGTATTTCTACCTTTCCCTTTTGTATGATTAGTGATAACTGTTATTCTGTTCTGGGCTGGCTTTATTGAACCTCATCTCACTCTATCTCCATCTTGATTTTAAGTGTTCTGTAATCATGTgcaaatgtttttcttttactaGGGTTCAGCGGCTGACATAATTAAATTGGCTATGATCCACGTTTATTCCGTCATTGGAACGGATGCCCCAGATCTTACAGTGTTACCTGCAGCTAACTCCAATATATTGAGGGGTCACTGCCGCATTGTATTACAGGTTCATATGCAGTTTCCTTTTCCAAATTGCACAACTTTTACAGTTGCCTCGTTCATTACTTTCCCTTCATGTAGAATCATTGTAGTAACTGCAAAGATTTTTACTCAGGTGCATGACGAGTTAGTGCTAGAAGTGGACCCTTCCGTGGTCAAGGAGGCAGCATCCTTGTTACAGAAGAGCATGGAAAATGCTGCCTCCCTACTTGGTAAATATGCAGCATTTACAGTTTTTCTTTTGCTACATTCAAAATGTTTATAACAAGATCTTTAAATGTGATTCTTTTCAGTTCCTTTGCAAGTCAAACTGAAAGTTGGACGAACATGGGGTTCTTTGGAGACATTCTTGCCTGATAACTTCCAGATTGAAGCTCTTGCACCTGGATCTTGACCACCAaaaattttttattatgaaaaGGAATTTCCACATGACTGGACCAAGGTACATGTTATAGCCATATAAAATTCATATATTCCATCAAATTCATCAGAATATGATCACCTGATGGAACTTAAAAGGGTTTCATTTTCTTCAGCAGAATGCTTGGGTGGAAGCCAAATAGAAAACCTGGTCTCAAGAATGGAAAAAAGGCTGATGGAAACAGTGCTTGCCATTATTCTGAGGCCTTTTACCCGATGCTTCAATCGGTATTTTCTTTTAGTCAGCAGCCTCCAAATCAACTAACAATTTACAGATAACTCTGTTGAGTATGGCTGCAAAGTAAATGGTTGGTCTGCCTTCGACACACAATGGTTggtacctctcatctctctttTGCTGCTGTTTCCTTCCCTTGAAGTCGTCTTTCACCATCTGCTTGTTGCAACAATTCCTAAGCGGAGTTACATGAGTTGAATGCAAATTGAGGGAAGACGCATCGTTTCTACTATCTTCTAATGACAGTTTGCCTTTCTGACTGTACTGATATTATTCTCAACCAGTCAGATGAAAAAGACTGCACTGGTAATATTCTCCCCACACAACAGGATTATGCATAGAAATTTTTCAAGATCCTGCAAACATATTCAGCGACGCTGTAGAGTGAAATCTTAGTGGAAGCAAGAATCCCAAGGCGGGATGGCTATTAAGGTACACGTATTTATCTTTCCAAGAAAGACCTGCATTTGGTTCCTCATTTGATACTTCATTCCTTTGAGCAAATTGAACCGGTTTGAACATTTCCGGCATCATCTAAGTCATCCTCATGTCTTCACTGCCAAATTGTTGTCATCCTTATTTGCCAAGGTGCATTTGGCCACCATTTCTACAAACTATAACGTCAAATTTCATAGCTATTACATTTGGAGATGAGTCAGTATATTTAGTGTACTTCAATGCAGGCCTCATCCCATCTCCCTTGAAGTCTCTTGTTTCAACCTGTACATCATGATAGTATTCTTCTTCAATAATTTAATGATATTTCATTCTTTTAGTGTGCTTTTGTCACTTATTGAACTATTGAAGAACCTTTCCTTGGTTCATTTAAACTCTCCATTGCTTTGTTTTGCAAGTAAAATGCTTTATAGTAGGatgatttgaaaagaaaactGTTGTTATGACTCACGTTGAATTATGATTCACTTTTTTTTAGCCTTCTCTTTTCATTCTGCTGTgacaaatttatatttaatgatcacaaatttattttctttaaataatgattatttaaaaattttgatccttctaaattacaaatatagcaattcgattcaaaGTATCAAAACATATTACCATTTTAAAAAAGTTGCAAATATTGGTGTATCACTTATAAGACCATAAGAGTTAATCAATGATAGAAACTTATATTTGCAATGTTTAAAAATTATTGTTACATTATTATCTCTAATTTCTACCTATTATCATTACCCTCTTCAAAATTTGTATTCCTGTTGGTGAAATTTTAAGCTTCGTGTTATGGACGTTAATTTAAAAAAGGAGGCCCAATACCATCTCTCATTGGGCTTCCCCTTTGGCCCTTTTGCTCAAACTGGAACCAATCTGCCTAGACAGCCTTGCACATGTGATCAGCACGTGAACTGAATTGGTTGATTGAAATTTTTCCAAAGATTTTGAtcaaaacaataataacaataatgataTTGTtagtgataataataataataataatactcaAACATTTGGGGGGAAATGAGAATGATTAACATTTATGTATATTTAACGTAACGtgataatataaatattttatattaatatttttccaCATTTTGGTCGCCTTCTAAATCATAAACTAACAAATGCAACTATCAATTATAATATTACAACAAATTT
This genomic window contains:
- the LOC103488202 gene encoding helicase and polymerase-containing protein TEBICHI isoform X1, which translates into the protein MASGSPPSRIDQFYASKKRKPLTPSLKSGSYDKDGKRALEGSPSAKGTLDNYLVVSQDRGNSDNPSHSVRENLSGQDLVKRNLLLRINSSSINEHGETTSRGCDKKKTMEDSLETRSSTVKSMASDWGVAPCTEKPELKQFAADFLSLYCSNELQTTVSSPVEQKVTSLKRHSSPSHLEEEAKLPKKMHSIVDPSNAEGEPDSSNALSEGNKESNFVVETGDTDSHHPAVLKACMQKCNQAPISPHCLTECKTPGLSTATTFIRQTPKSGSSTFSPGEAFWKEAIVFADGLCAPSIALTNCDGEEANLVESQSNTKKLPIPEEPAQKRLKGQFGVGSGGVRLGEPGASIVSLRSDLKELDRVASSLPVKHFDFSADDKNLDENTSPCCASNESKVNAYDLNEQSDRCYTTHVSLPKHNDKTRDSDSLTKEKIQETKVTSSVPVVTEVKLNIFSPSDSITSDTATHELRASTIHGSRDEMTPSSSTRHKDWLDLTCWLPPEISSIYKEKGITKLHRWQVECLKVDGVLQRRNLVYCASTSAGKSFVAEILMLRRVISTGKMALLVLPYVSICAEKAAHLDVLLEPLGKHVRSYYGNQGGGTLPKDTSVAVCTIEKANSLINRLLEECRLSEIGIIVIDELHMVGDQTRGYLLELLLTKLRYAAGEGNLDSSSGESSGTSSGKSDPAHGIQIVGMSATMPNVAAVADWLQAALYHTDFRPVPLEEYIKVGNTIYNKSLDIVRTISKTANLGGRDPDHIVELCNEVVEDGNSVLIFCSSRKGCESTAKHVSKFLKKFSVKIQNENSEFTDIFSAIDALRRCPSGLDPVLEETFPSGVAYHHAGLTVEEREVVETCYRKGLLRVLTATSTLAAGVNLPARRVIFRQPRIGRDFIDGARYRQMAGRAGRTGIDTKGESVLICRPEEVKRINELLNESCPPLQSCLSEDKNGMTHAILEVVAGGIVQTATDIHRYVRCTLLNSTKPFQDVVKSAQESLRWLCHRKFLEWNGDTKLYSTTPLGRASFGSSLSPEESLIVLDDLSRAREGFVLASDLHLVYLVTPINVDVEPDWELYYERFMGLSSLDQSVGNRVGVTEPFLMRMAHGAPVRRANISRNGVAGSRTKRDEHMGMYGDRPSEEQTIRVCKRFYVALILSRLVQETPIPEVCEAFKVARGMVQALQESAGRFASMVSVFCERLGWHDLEGLVAKFQNRVSFGVRAEIVELTTIPYVKGSRARALYKAGLRTPLAIAEASDAELVKALFESASWTTEESIAQKRMHVGLARKIKHGARKVVLDKAEEARIAAFSAFKSLGFTVPQISHPLSASVDGNITAQVAVSTRQMEHVLTLSSVGGTSSSEKVVGKNPSETGAMSVDVKGSNSGVNPPVNVEGSAIQDSNTVVECAGKVDVAISTHVERITDKDAQREQHSGKVLHSLKRDDSSMKGPIQAATTSGGFESFLELWDASQEFYFDLYYTKRSEVNSVIPFELHGIAICWENSPVYYVNIPKDLLGPKSGKGLCPDDSMSGDRVDVSQNEHWFEMIEMRWKKINEIFTKKNVRKFAWNLKVQVQVLKCPGVSIQKLGFLNSARRNMGLKLVDGSYLVLSGVHVSNVIDMCIVAWILWPDDERNSTLNLEKEVKKRLSGEAAAAANRSGQWKNQMRRVAHNGCCRRVAQTRALCSVLWKLIISEKLLEALNNIEIPLVGILADMETWGIGVDMEGCIRARNLLGKKLRCLEKEAYRLAGMTFSLYAAADIANVLYGHLKLSIPEEFNKGKQHPSTDKHCLDLLRNEHPIVPVIKEHRTLAKLFNCTLGSICSLARLSARTQKYTLHGHWLQTSTATGRLSMEEPNLQCVEHAVEFKMNEDDVDHCKINARDFFISTQENWLLLSADYSQIELRLMAHFSKDSLLIELLSRSHGDVFTTIAARWTGKTEDSIGSHERDQTKRLVYGILYGMGAKSLALQLECSRDEAVEKIQSFKSSFPGVASWLHEAVTFCRQKGYVETLKGRRRFLSKINSPNSKEKSKAQRQAVNSICQGSAADIIKLAMIHVYSVIGTDAPDLTVLPAANSNILRGHCRIVLQVHDELVLEVDPSVVKEAASLLQKSMENAASLLVPLQVKLKVGRTWGSLETFLPDNFQIEALAPGS
- the LOC103488202 gene encoding helicase and polymerase-containing protein TEBICHI isoform X4 gives rise to the protein MASGSPPSRIDQFYASKKRKPLTPSLKSGSYDKDGKRALEGSPSAKGTLDNYLVVSQDRGNSDNPSHSVRENLSGQDLVKRNLLLRINSSSINEHGETTSRGCDKKKTMEDSLETRSSTVKSMASDWGVAPCTEKPELKQFAADFLSLYCSNELQTTVSSPVEQKVTSLKRHSSPSHLEEEAKLPKKMHSIVDPSNAEGEPDSSNALSEGNKESNFVVETGDTDSHHPAVLKACMQKCNQAPISPHCLTECKTPGLSTATTFIRQTPKSGSSTFSPGEAFWKEAIVFADGLCAPSIALTNCDGEEANLVESQSNTKKLPIPEEPAQKRLKGQFGVGSGGVRLGEPGASIVSLRSDLKELDRVASSLPVKHFDFSADDKNLDENTSPCCASNESKVNAYDLNEQSDRCYTTHVSLPKHNDKTRDSDSLTKEKIQETKVTSSVPVVTEVKLNIFSPSDSITSDTATHELRASTIHGSRDEMTPSSSTRHKDWLDLTCWLPPEISSIYKEKGITKLHRWQVECLKVDGVLQRRNLVYCASTSAGKSFVAEILMLRRVISTGKMALLVLPYVSICAEKAAHLDVLLEPLGKHVRSYYGNQGGGTLPKDTSVAVCTIEKANSLINRLLEECRLSEIGIIVIDELHMVGDQTRGYLLELLLTKLRYAAGEGNLDSSSGESSGTSSGKSDPAHGIQIVGMSATMPNVAAVADWLQAALYHTDFRPVPLEEYIKVGNTIYNKSLDIVRTISKTANLGGRDPDHIVELCNEVVEDGNSVLIFCSSRKGCESTAKHVSKFLKKFSVKIQNENSEFTDIFSAIDALRRCPSGLDPVLEETFPSGVAYHHAGLTVEEREVVETCYRKGLLRVLTATSTLAAGVNLPARRVIFRQPRIGRDFIDGARYRQMAGRAGRTGIDTKGESVLICRPEEVKRINELLNESCPPLQSCLSEDKNGMTHAILEVVAGGIVQTATDIHRYVRCTLLNSTKPFQDVVKSAQESLRWLCHRKFLEWNGDTKLYSTTPLGRASFGSSLSPEESLIVLDDLSRAREGFVLASDLHLVYLVTPINVDVEPDWELYYERFMGLSSLDQSVGNRVGVTEPFLMRMAHGAPVRRANISRNGVAGSRTKRDEHMGMYGDRPSEEQTIRVCKRFYVALILSRLVQETPIPEVCEAFKVARGMVQALQESAGRFASMVSVFCERLGWHDLEGLVAKFQNRVSFGVRAEIVELTTIPYVKGSRARALYKAGLRTPLAIAEASDAELVKALFESASWTTEESIAQKRMHVGLARKIKHGARKVVLDKAEEARIAAFSAFKSLGFTVPQISHPLSASVDGNITAQVAVSTRQMEHVLTLSSVGGTSSSEKVVGKNPSETGAMSVDVKGSNSGVNPPVNVEGSAIQDSNTVVECAGKVDVAISTHVERITDKDAQREQHSGKVLHSLKRDDSSMKGPIQAATTSGGFESFLELWDASQEFYFDLYYTKRSEVNSVIPFELHGIAICWENSPVYYVNIPKDLLGPKSGKGLCPDDSMSGDRVDVSQNEHWFEMIEMRWKKINEIFTKKNVRKFAWNLKVQVQVLKCPGVSIQKLGFLNSARRNMGLKLVDGSYLVLSGVHVSNVIDMCIVAWILWPDDERNSTLNLEKEVKKRLSGEAAAAANRSGQWKNQMRRVAHNGCCRRVAQTRALCSVLWKLIISEKLLEALNNIEIPLVGILADMETWGIGVDMEGCIRARNLLGKKLRCLEKEAYRLAGMTFSLYAAADIANVLYGHLKLSIPEEFNKGKQHPSTDKHCLDLLRNEHPIVPVIKEHRTLAKLFNCTLGSICSLARLSARTQKYTLHGHWLQTSTATGRLSMEEPNLQCVEHAVEFKMNEDDVDHCKINARDFFISTQMDREDRRLHWIS